One part of the Pannonibacter sp. XCT-53 genome encodes these proteins:
- the fliN gene encoding flagellar motor switch protein FliN — MGDERNLDTILGIPVNIQVVLGSATMLVANLLKLGRGAVIPLNHRVGEPVDIVVNGRVVARGEVVVVEDDNSRFGVSLTEIISAQNSLLDA, encoded by the coding sequence ATGGGCGACGAGCGCAACCTCGACACGATCCTCGGAATTCCGGTGAACATCCAGGTCGTGCTGGGTTCGGCAACGATGCTGGTGGCCAACCTGCTCAAGCTCGGCCGCGGCGCCGTGATCCCGCTCAACCACCGCGTCGGCGAGCCGGTCGACATCGTGGTCAACGGCCGCGTCGTGGCGCGGGGCGAGGTGGTGGTCGTGGAAGACGACAACTCCCGCTTCGGCGTCTCCCTGACGGAAATCATCAGCGCCCAGAACAGCCTGCTCGACGCGTAA